The sequence AGCGTATTGAGAATTGAACACAGGACTTTAGAATTGAGACCACACATTTCTTACcactgcactatcaagtgcaATCTCACTGCTTAATAGCCAGTTAACCACCATCTAGTACGGTTCTTCTAGTGACAGTGAATGGTGGACGCGACGTAGACCCTGATTGGATGGTTCCTGTCAtatcagatgtttggacactgattagaagtattaaacgtagactattaacaAAACTCATTCTATAACTCTAGACTAGTtcgtgagatgaatttattgagcctaattaatccatgattagcctatgtgatgctatagtaaacatatCCTAATTATTTATcagttaggcttaaaaaattaaaattgggacaattgcttatttgacacTGTTTTGAGCACTAACTACCAATTTAACCATACTTTTTAAAGTTTGCTTATTTaccctccttttcaaaaatgaagCTCCGGTCTGACCCCATTCCATGACTCCGataggattggtttttttttaaaaaaaaaagagaaaatgtttCTAATATTCCTAATGCCCAAAATACCCCCAAACCCTATCTATGTCTCGTGCAacactctctctctcgtgcAAATCATGCGGTGGCGGCAAGCtacgcgagcggcggcggcgacgtgaagCAGAGCCCCGCCGGCGCCCactcgtggaggtggagggcggcggcggcagcggtgctaTGAGGGGGCACGGAGGAGTTCTGTGGGGTCGGCGCGGcgtggggacggcggcggcggcgctctgagGGGACGGCCAGCGTCGTGAAGCGGGCGCCGGCGGGCCTTCCGCTTGTGGAGGTATAGGGCAGTGGCGGTGCTCTGAGGAGGCACGGAGGAGGTTtgtgggggcggcggcagcgtgggtACGACGGCGAAGAGGGGGCAACGGCGGCGCTCGGAGGGGACGTTGGCGTCATGAAGCGGGCACCGGTGGGCCTTCCGCTCGTGGAGGtatagggcggcggcggcgctctgagGAGGCGCGGAGGTctgtgggggcggcggcggcatggggaCGGTGGTGGAGAGGGGGCAGCGGCAgcgagagggcggcggcagtgctctgaggggacggcggcgtcgtgAAGCGGGTGCCAGCGGGCCTCCCGCTCGTGGAGGTatagggcggcagcggcggcgctctgAGGAGGCGCGGGAGAGGTctgtgggggcggcggcggcgtgatgcGGTTAGTTTCCAGTGGCGGCATCAAGATTTCATTTGGATGTGAATGTTTTGAATATTTCACTCAAGAGCTCATCTGCTTTGTTAGTTTCTGGTCGTATATACCACTCATGCCGTGATGTCAAAATCTGTCAAAATGAatcaaatttgtcaaaatttatgGCAAATCTGTCGTcacattttatttaatttatttgacaaatttgacaaaatgattaaaatttatcaaattaaTGGCAAATCTGTCAAACTTGAGCaaaaattattacaaatatttCAACATTATAGGGTCAAACAAGCAAACAAACAAGATATAATAGGGTCAAATAAgtaagggcaaaatggactatTTACCCTAAAATTAACACCGTTAACTCACCCAAACAGAATAGGGTTAGACCGGAGCTTCGTTTTTGAAAATGAGGGTTAAATAAGCAAACTTTAAAAAGTatggtcaaattggtagttacgGTTCAAAACGGGGTCAAATAAACAATTGCCCCTGAAAAATTGTCACGCGAATTAACTCTCATTcacgtaattaattattttaaataatctatatttaatactctaaattaatatCTAAACATCCGACATGCCCTGATCCAAACAGCTCCGTAGAGGATCCGGGAGGAGGGAAAGGCAGCGAGGACACAAGATCGATTAGAGCCATAAAAAAACGTCTCCCGGGCAGCCGGCCTTGAGAGCGACAGCCAACGTGGACGCGTCGTGGGTGACGGGTAGAATGGCTGGCTGGCGGTAGCAGTACACCGGCCGCCGTGCCTCTCCTGACCACAAAAGCTACTACGCTACTACCACACACTGTCTCCATCGATAAGGACCCTAAGTGGCATTACTTGTTAATTAATCCCGGTCCCGATGTCTCTAATAATTCCTCTTCCCTTCTAGCAGGGTCTAGAACTATATATATCCACCCACTGGGTTCCAAGGAGAAGTGTGATATGGACAGCAAAGACTGAGGACTTCCGCTTGGAATTTTGGAAATGGAAGAGCTCAATTCCAAGTACTACTGCAAAGTACGAGAAAAGATATCTCCCAATTCAAACATTGCCAGAGATAACTTCCATTTCAAATCTCAGGTTGTTGATAAATTATTTCTCTCATGTTTAAGTACTTATGTTacatatttataataaaaaaaataagcctAGGCAACGTATAGCATGTGTAAATGGTTAGAAATATTGTCAGCCGTTAACAAGACATATATGcaagtactatgaatctggatagagagtatgtccagatttatagtattagaatatattcCATCCACcaaaaaattactatattttagaacggatggagtagagcGTTGCAGTGTCTGACCCCGAGTGACAGCCTAGGCTCGAATGTGCCTTATAGTTTGGACACTACTTTATGATTAAAGTGATATTTCAATTATCAGGGTTACAGATAAGGCATACCTATTATCCTAGGAGTCGTGAGGTATACGGATACGGTATATTATAAAGTATACAGAAATGATCAAGGAAATTGATGCTCTTACGGAAATAATTTATAGGAATAGGAAATATCAGAGTACTACTCGGAGGGGAAAATGAGGTTGTCATATCGTACGGGGTCCGTTGTTTCCGAATTGTACTTGGAGACCAAGGTGGCCTGCAAGACACTCAACACCACAAAAGCAATCCGGAGGACTTAAAGCCAATTCGCTGACAGATCTCGTCGAGCCTCTCTCGGAAGGAATCTCGTCAGTAATCTTAGAGTTTTGTTGTTCTCTCTTGTACTCTGTGGTTTATTctataatcccatataaactggattagggctattacaaTCCGGAGGACTTGAAGCCAATTCGCTGATAGATCTCGTCGAGCCTCTCTCTCGAAAGGAATCTCGTTGGTAATCTTGGAGTTTTGTTGTTCTCTCTTGTAGTCTGTGGTTTATTctataatcccatataaactggattagggctattaccttatgagaggcctaaaccagtataatccttatcTTTTTTATGCTTGATGACATATCAtatagatcctcgtaccaatgTAGCCAAATACCTCAAAATATAGTTGCGGGTATCTCCCATCGACAGTAACAGATACTTAAggtataatatatttatatttgttcgAGCTCCGAAAATTTTTTGGCTCCACCACTGATACGTTGCAACCCGCTAACGAGCCCGAGCTGACCCAAGGAAAATTATTTGATCACTTACTATACAGATTTTACCTCGGTTTtggttagcacgtttttcaaactacttggtatcaagtttgtaataattaaaacttaaataattatatgctaatagttttctcgttttacatacgtcaacttaatcttcatcttcatgagtAGTATCAAATAGCACCTTATTATATGTATCAACTCGGAGAGTCCCACTTGTCCAGCTGATTGTGGAATAGCAGCAAGGGACAAGTGCTCCATTCAAAGGTCGACACTCCGCTCGACAGACCGGCAAAGCGAGCAAATCAAACCACGCTGCGCACATGTACATGACCTCACTGGCTTGTACTATGATCAGCCTGCTTTCGGCGAGCGAGTAGTGCTCTTCCCCCTTACCTTGGCTGCCTTGCAAGCAAGCCAACCTAGCTGCCCACATCGCCCACATCTGTAGCTACACCTTTTCTCGTCCTAGGCAGGCAGGTGGGTGCTCCATTTTGCTCGTGCCGTGGCCGTGAAATTCGGCGGGAGGGGGCAAGATGAGTAGCTAAAGTAAAGGCACGTCAATTTCTTACCTTAACAGCACGGTTTGTTAGATGCTGATGACTGTGCTGGATCGGTGACAGTGAGTGATTAGGACATCCTGACTGCGTGCTGATCAGTGATTAATCATCGGTTAATCCCCGGTCGATGGGCGTGCGAACGTGTAGGCATTGGAGTGGTGATCAGATTGTATTACCTCGTAGTACAGGCCAACAGAAACCAATCACTAAGTGCTGATGATCAAATGTTGGCACGAGGCTTCATTTGGGAtgcattaattttatatttgcctGAAATATTGGTGCATCCAGACATTTATATCTTTTCCAAATCTATCTGTTAACTTATAAAtgtaatagaaaaaggagccatCACCTTCGCTCTCACTGCTTAGAAGAGTCCATACATGAATAAATTTAGAgctaattgaaattcggaattaaaaataaaaaattaaaaatagaggttagaatccatatagaaatatagttttaaataaataaaattcgatttttttaaatgaaatattagaaaaagagtgtagagttcatatagaaatataatttataaataactaaaattccaaatttaaaaataaggaatattgaaagatgagtttagaattcatataaaaatataattagaaataatgaaaatccaaaataaaaaataaggaatattaaaataaTAGTGTAGAGTCCATGTAGGAATTTAGAAGTGAAagtcaaaatattaaaaaaataaagttaagtttacatttcatatagaaattcaatttagaaataattaaaaattaaaattaaaaaacaaggaAGATTGCGAGAAGCGTCTAGAATGCATATAAGAATCAATTTACTTATATTAGCTAAGATTCGTTTTAACGTTTATGCTAGCATCGGCTAAATTGCTTTACCATATTAGACTAGGTAAGCtatctaccaccctaaaaatcagtcaagagcttgattgtctagatattatgtttattttcataCTTTTTGCTGCATCAGCcctagtcgtgcttagaacgATATATAATCTCTAACCtgctttttgattgccaataagggtttcattggggtttcagccgatgagatatctggacgttgcatcggcttataaggattacatacaaattagatttagccgatcgcaacaaaggtttcactattTATCTAATCGTTTCGATTTAATCACATCGGATTTCCAGCCGATATAtgttttaaccttcggatcagttcttattctatcatattgttagccaattggtttctactggattatgtaggatcgaatagtatgaactaagccaaccagaggggggaaTGGTTGTAGTACCCCAAAAACCGAAACTTATAgcagaattaaaagttaccctcaatcTCGATGTAGATCGGTCTGACCAGAGTTGGTCCGCCGGTATGACCGCGcctatgccgccggtctgaacGGTGTTGCTTGCCCGGTCTAACAGCCCTGCAGTCGCCTTTGCCTcctaccaccgccgccggtctaaccgccgtgttcccgtcggtctgaccggtgtgaTCAAGCTCTCCACACTCGAAGCAATGAGTTCGACCTCCTCTTTTCCTGAACCTGACATTGTTCACAGCTCGAGACAACTTGTTAATAGCCAAAGCCAAGTCCTCCTCATCGAATTATTCAAGTTGATCATCAGACATGACATTAATAGAAGCAAGAGCGGTAGAATTTGACaaagaagcaccaacatccaaagTAGTCGAGggagaaaccaaagcactagacttagaatcaattttgcgagaaagaatattcatctcatgagttttAAGTTTTgtgtaaagtgaatccaaagtcaaagtggACATATCAACAGACTcttgaatagatgtaactttcatcttccaaatagacatatcaagaccattcaaaaagtgacgagaaatttCAGATTGTGAGTAATGAGTGTCATAAGCAgtatcaacagatctaagatcactcaaaatcttATTAAATCTAGCAACATAATCATCCAAAACCTCTCCAGATTTCATGTTAAATTTTATGTACTCCTTTTTCaaaagatctcgacgaagttctttaatgtttgtagttccttgatgaaagtttCTCAAATCATTCCAAATCTCATTGGGCGGTTTTAAGATGTGAGACACGATCAAAATCCGAATGAGAAATTCCACTCAACtaaatattgcgagctttgaaATTGTTATTAAATTCAGTTTTCaaagcagcagtattaatttgatcaggaatcacataagacTGAGCAACCTTTTGCCAAACATCATAATCTTAAGTCATAATGTAAAATTGCATCTTGTCACACCAATAAGAAAAATCCAATCATCGAAAACATGTggcttagttgaaaacttgTTAGCCATGGCTAAAACTCAACATCGGTTAaaatccaaaaaagaaaacaaggctctgataccacttgtaggattgaacagcaataactaagccaaccagaggggggtgagtGGTTGTagtacccaaaaaccgaaacttatagcggaattaaaagttaccctcaatcTCGATgcagatcggtctgaccggagttgatccgtcggtctgaccggtgttgattgCTCGGTCTAACTGCCTTGCAGTCGCCTCACTCTCCTGCCACCGCCATGTTCTTGTCGATCTGATCGATTGGACCGCCGAACTCAtgcaaacacaaatcgaagattTCTCAAAGTAGATTGCAACtatattacttctctctgtgtttacaaagtgcaacaacagcactacTCACGAAAAtcttgactaaactcgaaaccctaacttatCTCTCAACTCTACTCTCTAAAGCAATACTGGGAGgccacaccctccctctctatttgtACTCGAAGTAggtagcctaaagccacgaattCAACTCATACAAGAAGTACTAATCCCCTAAGAGACATTtctgtacaagaaacaaacttaatAAACTCCAATTGTactaaatttggactccttccaaattcaactccacatcccatacgcacacaatatatCCATCGTataccatatggaatcttcaccaaccacatgcattgatctttagcctaagcatcccgcatgatatcctgATCGTTCGGGCATTatcttctcccaagttgactcccgatccatcaccggcgaCACTCTCTCGAGGCATCAAGACCACCTACACATgcatcaaccaagaaaccataacCGAACACAAGTTCTCACCAACTTGaatcattgttagcaaacaaaaGTATTACATACACATAGTATctatctagaagtcataaacacGAATTATCCATAGATACCCAACAAATCAACCCAAAACAGAAATAGACACAGAGTCAGCTAGATTGActgcgggctggccggtctgaccacacgGTACACGCCGGTTTGACTGGACCCATTCAATCAGCGGACCCTGTTCATCACCTGCAAATCAATCATCTtcaaaaccacttcgccaataatctccaaatatcaaaactaataatattagatgccaattgttcatcacgaAATAAGAATCAAAAACATTTTGATTTTACATattatattgttgttttgttATATTATCATAAGCCTGTTGTCTTTATTTATATCAAGTGTTAGATTGTACATCAACCATATAGACGATAGCTCAAAATCCTattgctatcggctggtatcagcATCagctggaattactccatcgacttgtcagccgatcggctcattgatctgtttttttgtatatcttgttagttgtaggatcaaactgactggcacgcccgcatctcatcaacctttgaaCCTGCACTgaagctaagcagatctcccaggccgttgTGTTCGTTGACTTAGTTTGCGCCAACACAGTTCTAGCACCATCAGCCAAGTGtggatttttcgtcaacaactCCCTATCCTAGTACGAGGTTgtcttattttgggatggagggagtatctagtATCCACTTGATATCATaccatttcaaaatatgattACTTCAATAGCGGCCTTTTACAATTGCAATGCTCAAATCATGAGTGGAGTTTTAAAATAACTtacggcctcatcttttcgtttatgtttatgcttatgcttataatgattagccaaaatttaaattttgagtgaAGTGCACGagtggtccctaaacttgtgcaggtgtgtcatctaggtccctaaactctcaaaatgcattttcagGTCATTAAACTTGTTTTggggtgtcatataggtccaaacgaGCTCCAACCCCTTCCAtgcgttgatgtggcatgccacgatAGTTCATACATGTTAGTTGGACCCACGTGTTAGtcacatataaaaaaatataagtagaaaaacatattttctcctctctgccttagaatttttatctttttttttgtctacctaagaggagaaaatatggtttttaattttattttttatatatgcttgaCATGTGGATTCCACTAACACGTAGGCGTCACCGTGGCATTGTCACGTCAGCGCATCGAGTGGGTTAAAATCCGTTTGGACCTATATAACACACATGGCAAGTTCAGGGatctaaaaatgcattttagGAGTTtaaggacctagatgacacaccggcacaagtttagggaccgtcCATGTACTTCACtcttaaattttcaaccttaaatttgaagctgatttgGGGTTTTTcgtcgaagtttattttttagctttgcttttagatcgctaaaaacccgtatataaaagttttatccacaaattattttttgtttgcaaatatgccgtttgtcttattttacaaataagccaaacgatgcgAGCCTTCGGCTATGTTCTTTATCCTAAGTTCCCAACTCACATTCCTTAtttttcgtgcgcacgcttATCAAATTATTAGACGGTGCGTTTTTTATAgagtgttttttttgcaaaaatttttaaatagaaaagtcatttttaaagttatattaatcatttttaaagtttttcatagctaatacttaattaatcacgcgttaattTGCGTTTGTCTGTGGAGGGAAGGCAAATTAACACATCCTTATAGCACTTGTCAAATCGGAACAGGTaattccagtcaaaaaaaaaaaagttggaacaGGTAAACAAATGTTTTTAGGTGTTTTATCATCGTTGATATCTGGTCAGGAAAAATCAAAGATCGATGTCACACCGTGCCATGCCCATATGCTGATCCCACCATAATACTAGGACATTAGAACTATCCCACCATAATAGGACTACTATAGGAGTACTATAGCACTGTAGGAGTAGTAGTGACAAAGCACTTTGCTGGCTCGCATGCCTAGGCCTAGGCAGTGAGTTCGCGTTCTGGGGCTGTGGGACTACAGGGTGTGCGACTACAGGGTCCGGATGTTACGCGTGGCCGCCGTTGCTATCCGGAATTAGCAATGGCCGTACGTGCCACAGCGTGGCCTTGGATATGGATATGTCGCCCGCCGATTACACATTTAATTTCCTTCTGTCAGACCCCTGCCGATTAATGCGCCTCGGACCAAGTAGTTAATGCAAGGACTGGTTAATTAACTAGTACGCCTTACAGTAGAGTactgtataggagtatagtatGATCGCTCGTTGGGCTAATTACAGTAGAGTAATCCTTTTCAAACATCACTGATCCTGCTCGGTCGGGaagcagatgcagatgcagccCTTCCAAGAAGCATGGACGGGCTCATCATTCCCCACGACGCAACGTGCTCGTAAATTAAAATGAAGCTCGAAGACTGCACATTGACTATGGCTTGATTTGGAATGCATGGAACTAGCTTGCTCCACGTGTAACAGGTAGCCTCAATTATTACCGCAAATAGAACTTATTTTTGTTTAGGGCACACACTCTTACAGTCACAGTAGTCCTATCAAGTATCGACGATTCCAAAGCAGGGGATTATCTGTGTTATCGGGGACGATGTCACGGTGGCCGGAGATATTGGGAATCTGGCATGTCGGGATTCCGATGGACAGGTGGACGCCCGCATCGCCAGAAACAGCAAAGGCGAAAAGAAGCCGTGGACAAGAGAAGTACGACTCCCCTGCTAGCAATCACGCTGAGCATCTAGGCCGCGCGTGACCGGTCGGTGGCGTAATTTGCTAGGCGTCGCGTGCACCCGCACAAGCCAGTCGCGTCCTGGTAGGCTGGTACTGTACGCGCGTAGTCGCGCGACACCGCGAAGCAGCTAGTAGCACTGTACAAGCAGCTGATGACTGCTGTAACATGTAGTAGCACGAGATCAACGTGCGAGCGTCTGCGTCTCGATCGACGGGGGTTTGAAAGGGGGGAAACCGCGCGCGGCACACCACCCAATCGAGCCGAGGCGCGACACGCAGCTAGCCGTTGTGCTTCGCGCGCTGGGGCGAGGCGCGTCCGTGCGTGATGCGCGCGCCGTGCCGTGGCGGCCCACACTGCCGAACCACTCGATCATATCGCGGCCTACACGCTCGCTGGACGCTGGCCGCATCCGAGCGCGATGCCGATCCCGCGCGGCGCGTGTGCCAGGGAAAAGCGTGCGTCGCGACGGAGGTCGCCCGCGCCGCACGCTGAAGGCGACGCGACGCAACGTGCCGGGAGCGGGGCGCGGGCAGCTGATTCGGCCGCACGTATGGACAGGACAGCGAGGACGGGCCAGGGACCAAATCATTGGATTCCCAGCGGCGGCAGCTAGCTAGGACTAGGACTACTCCGATCCATCCAGCAACGGTAGTGTGCACGGGTAGAGATGATATGTAGCTAACCGCCATGATGGCGGTAATCCCCTTTTTTggcttgcattgcattgcaccaACTGGCTGCAACTGCTTCGATCCTTTTGCTGCTGTCACGCTGCACTCGGGGCGATCTAGCTGCTAGCCGGCCTGCAAGTCCACACCGGAGCACTCCAAGACAAACGGGACAAGTATATGCTCTTATACTTAATTAACGGTTTGTTTAGTTGTTTCTAGTACTATGTTTGTTAGCGGGAGCGTGCACACAGATTGAAACACACCAACTGAACAAGGAAAAAGTTAATCCTCtcaggaaagagaaaaaaaaatgtaggggAAGGTGAAGTGGATATAGGAATACATTGCACTTTACACGCCGGCTAAGGAAGGAAAGAGGTAAAGAGAACAAGGAACGCCCCGACAGATCGGCTAATCGGCGAATCCAAAGGAAAAGACAAACCATTAAAGGCCACATCCAGGCATACTTACCTGTAGATTGTGCTATATATCAAACGATGTGGTACGTGGTAGCCGCAGCTGCTACGTTAACCGACTTCGCACCAAAAAGTGCCTATTCTGCATGTGCAACGGCTAAACTATTGTAAAACTATacacatttcaaaatataataaacagtttcataaaaaaatataataaacagATCCTGATGAAAATATCCACATCATTTGTTGGCTCCCTCATGTCTCCTTTAGAGCGCACCaaattcacataaaaaaattacCACAATATTTATACACGCACAAAACAATTCAACCAGTACTAAACGAATCATGCAAAATTCTATCGATCGTTTGCAGATGGGGATTACGGATCTCTCCGCCGTGTGGATGCCAGCGTGTCACCACTCACGTACGCACCAACCAAAACCGTGATCTGATTTACGGCGATCCCCTGGCAGGCAGATGGATGGACCGATCTATCATATGGCGGTCCAGCCccctccggccggccggtcggccggacggcgccgcgcccgcccgcAACTTGCTCCGAAAAACAGCGAGCGAAACGCACCTACTCCTACTACTATGCCGCTGCTGCTGATTTGTCCTCCACCCAGCCCGTACACACACACATCACATGCGACCATCTCTCTCCATCTCATCTcgtctcatctcatctcatcttacCTGGCCGCGGCCCTGGTGTTGGTGACCTGACCACTCCACCACCACAACGCATTGGCGGACGGAGGGCGCATCATAGGATggacgcatgcatgcacacgcGTGGACCAGGCTGGCTTCCCACCCGCAGCCAGCCGCAGCCATCTGCGGCGGAAGTGCGCAACCTGCGCTgctgcggccgcgcgcgcggcgcggcccaCGCGCGACGCGAGGCTGGCTGGCCATCGTGCTACACGCGAGTAGTACTACTCTCCGCCGCAGGCGCAGCGCAGCGCAGGGGCAGGAACGGCCTGCAGGTGACCTAGTACTACTGATCGACCACGACCGAAcggaaccccccccccccccccccccccggcgaaGACGTACGCCATCGCCTTATCGTGAGGCCGGgtcgcgtcggcgtcgtcggttCGGAACATGGTCGCATGCAACCGCCAGCCGGCCGTGCGGTGCCCAAACGGAAGGGATTAG is a genomic window of Oryza glaberrima chromosome 7, OglaRS2, whole genome shotgun sequence containing:
- the LOC127780206 gene encoding lysine-rich arabinogalactan protein 19-like, with product MPPPPPQTSAPPQSAAAALYLHERKAHRCPLHDANVPSERRRCPLFAVVPTLPPPPQTSSVPPQSTATALYLHKRKARRRPLHDAGRPLRAPPPPSPRRADPTELLRAPS